The Tropicibacter oceani DNA segment TGAACAGGACGGCCTTGCCCTCCATCACCGGTTTGGAGGCCAGCGCGCCGATGTTGCCAAGCCCCAGAACGGCGGTGCCGTTCGACACCACGCCCACAAGGTTGCCCTTGGTGGTATAGCGCGCGGCGTTGGCCGGATCGGCCTTGATTTCAAGACAGGCCTCGGCGACGCCGGGGGAATAGGCGCGCGACAGGTCGCGGCCGTTTGCCAGCGGCTTGGTCGCGCGGATTTCGAGTTTTCCGGGCTTGGGGTTCTCGTGATAGAACAGGGCTGCCTGACGCAGCGCTTCCTTGGCAATATCCGACATTTCCGATCCCTCCCGTTGGGTGTGGTTTAGTATTAAACCATCTTTCCCGTTGGCCTTGTGCGACACGCGCGCCATAGCAGCTTTGCACGGGGCTTGAAAATCCCATAGCGCAATCTGCGCGGCAATTCCCCCTTGGTGCCGTCGCGCTGCCCCTTGCATTCGGGGCGGGCGCTTCGCAACATGGGGCATGCCTGAAGGGAGTCTGTCCATGTCCTTGTCCGATGCGGCCCGCGCGGTGCGCGAAAACGCCTATGCCCCCTATTCGCGGTTCAAGGTGGGCGCCGCCCTGCGCACGGCGTCGGGGGCGGTATACGTGGGGTGCAATGTCGAAAACATCGCCTATCCCGAAGGCACCTGCGCCGAAGCGGGGGCGATTGCCGCCATGATCGCGGCGGGCGAAACCGAGATCGTCGAAGCCTATGTGATCGCCGACAGCCCGGCGCCGGTGCCGCCCTGTGGCGGGTGCCGTCAGAAACTGGCGGAGTTTTCAAAGGGCGCGGTGCCGGTGACGCTGGCCACGGTGGACGGGCTGGAACAGGCCACGACGGTTGCCGCGCTGCTGCCCGGCGCCTTTGGCAAAGATCACATGGAGCGGACATGACCGACGCGCGCAGAATCAACGCCCATCTTCGCAAGGGCGAAGCGCTTTCGCCTGATGAATTGCGCTGGTTCGCCAAGGGGCTGGCCGATGGCTCGGTCAGCGATGCGCAGGCCGGAGCCTTTGCGATGGGGGTCTGCCTGCGCGGCCTGTCCGAAGAGGGACGCGTGGCGCTGACGCTGGCGATGCGCGATTCCGGCCATGTGATGCAATGGGATCTCGACGGGCCGGTGGCCGACAAGCATTCGACCGGCGGGGTGGGCGATTGCACGTCGCTGGTGCTGGCCCCGGCGCTGGCCGCCTGCGGGGTCTATGTGCCGATGATCTCGGGGCGCGGTCTGGGGCACACGGGCGGAACGCTGGACAAGCTGGACGCCATCCCGGGCTATGCCACCGCCGCGGACGAGGCGCGGTTTCGCCGCGTCGTCAAGGAGGCGGGCTGCGCCATTGTCGGTGCCAGCGCGGCCATCGCCCCGGCGGAC contains these protein-coding regions:
- a CDS encoding cytidine deaminase, which gives rise to MSLSDAARAVRENAYAPYSRFKVGAALRTASGAVYVGCNVENIAYPEGTCAEAGAIAAMIAAGETEIVEAYVIADSPAPVPPCGGCRQKLAEFSKGAVPVTLATVDGLEQATTVAALLPGAFGKDHMERT